One genomic segment of Aquipluma nitroreducens includes these proteins:
- a CDS encoding HYC_CC_PP family protein → MKRVFSILFALLILLSGTQLTVSKHYCGGELAASKVSVWGGVASCGMEEKTTDECTKPGSHLDKHCCNNTISVYEVDHNYSPTFSEIKTIEQPVLQVFTLPENISFYSLTSLFQNSANASPPESFLASAVSLPKICIFRI, encoded by the coding sequence ATGAAAAGAGTTTTCTCCATATTATTCGCTTTACTCATCCTGCTTTCTGGGACGCAACTTACCGTATCTAAACATTATTGCGGTGGAGAACTTGCAGCTTCGAAGGTATCCGTTTGGGGTGGCGTGGCTTCATGTGGTATGGAAGAGAAAACAACTGATGAATGCACAAAACCAGGCAGTCATCTCGACAAACACTGCTGCAACAATACGATTTCTGTTTATGAGGTAGATCACAACTATTCACCCACGTTTTCCGAAATCAAAACAATTGAACAACCAGTTTTGCAGGTTTTTACTCTACCTGAAAACATATCATTTTATTCTCTTACTTCTTTATTTCAGAATAGCGCAAACGCCAGTCCGCCTGAATCCTTTCTTGCGAGTGCTGTAAGCTTGCCCAAAATCTGTATTTTTCGCATTTGA
- a CDS encoding RteC domain-containing protein → MGTFCEIILELENDLSRMKKVSEKLPDQMEYAIGHCKIALDRMRELVINHGFPDQESEIYFFKKIKPTVYSKLLYYRAVFDLESKCQKADTSVIRRYLQKRLYKINEYMEEHQVKVQYFKCGYKHLDEKYFVRGTTEIPLELRGSHHLMDEDFFTWHDHTFSVILANEMLTEYIRKELERIDRPAEFNQSHYKSPLKWTGHKIDLGEIIYALLYSGVVNNGNASIIELAEAFEQIFNVEIKEDIYRYRLDIQRRKIERTKFLNQLIAILRRMIDEKDE, encoded by the coding sequence ATGGGGACATTCTGCGAAATCATCCTGGAATTGGAAAATGATCTGTCCCGGATGAAAAAAGTTTCGGAAAAACTTCCGGACCAAATGGAGTATGCAATCGGCCATTGTAAAATTGCATTGGATCGTATGCGTGAACTGGTAATTAACCATGGATTTCCTGACCAAGAATCTGAAATCTATTTTTTCAAAAAGATCAAGCCGACAGTTTATAGTAAATTATTATACTACCGAGCTGTTTTTGATCTGGAAAGTAAATGTCAAAAAGCCGACACATCTGTTATCAGGAGGTATCTTCAAAAAAGGCTTTACAAAATCAACGAATACATGGAAGAACACCAAGTGAAAGTCCAATACTTCAAATGTGGATATAAACACTTGGATGAAAAGTACTTTGTTCGAGGCACAACTGAAATACCACTAGAACTCCGTGGCAGCCATCATTTGATGGACGAAGATTTTTTCACATGGCATGACCATACCTTTTCAGTGATTTTGGCCAATGAAATGCTGACTGAATATATTCGGAAGGAGCTGGAAAGAATTGATAGACCTGCGGAATTCAATCAAAGTCATTATAAATCGCCTCTCAAATGGACAGGGCATAAAATTGATTTGGGAGAGATCATTTATGCTCTTCTATATTCCGGCGTAGTCAACAATGGAAATGCCTCAATAATTGAGTTGGCAGAAGCCTTTGAACAAATCTTCAATGTTGAGATAAAAGAAGATATTTACCGTTATCGTCTGGATATCCAGCGGAGGAAAATTGAACGTACTAAGTTTCTGAATCAACTGATAGCCATCTTGAGGCGAATGATTGATGAAAAAGATGAGTGA
- a CDS encoding site-specific integrase, whose protein sequence is MKIIINFSLRKNRESADGKSPIYVRFTIKNKRVDLSTGIFVPQDQWDENKQHLKGKIPGARVLNDRLDKMKTEIQDIYNQLRSSGEEFDATTVKNRLLNSEETKGVLFVFDYYLKSILAKLNKGYSMETYKHYKTSRKRLAEFISTQLKKTDIPIQSINYKFLDSFDIYIKKDFNNQQNTAWNYHKHFRRVLNLAISLDYIDKNPYTKFKVGLDETHREILSMEELQRLEDKNIQIERLSVVRDIFIFACYTGLSFSDIAKLSRTHLQHGADGKEWIIIDRSKTNNRCRIPILPKAREILNRYEDYPKISNKDILLPVLTNQKMNSYLKELGDICDINKNITMHIARHTFATSVTLSNGVPIETVSKILGHTSLKTTQIYAKVLDKKISEDMDLLLTKLCKTEMQTA, encoded by the coding sequence ATGAAGATTATCATTAATTTCTCATTAAGAAAAAACAGGGAGTCTGCTGATGGTAAATCACCTATCTATGTAAGATTTACTATCAAAAATAAAAGAGTCGATCTCTCAACAGGTATTTTTGTTCCTCAAGACCAATGGGATGAAAACAAACAACATTTAAAAGGGAAAATACCAGGAGCCAGAGTTTTGAATGATCGGCTAGATAAAATGAAAACTGAAATTCAGGATATTTATAATCAATTGAGGTCTTCCGGCGAAGAATTTGATGCAACCACAGTCAAAAACAGATTGCTTAATTCCGAAGAAACAAAAGGAGTATTGTTTGTTTTTGACTATTACCTGAAGAGTATACTGGCCAAACTAAACAAAGGGTATTCGATGGAAACCTATAAACACTACAAAACTTCCCGAAAACGGTTGGCTGAATTTATAAGTACTCAATTGAAAAAAACAGACATCCCAATTCAATCCATCAATTATAAGTTTCTGGATTCATTTGATATTTATATCAAGAAGGATTTTAATAATCAGCAGAATACTGCGTGGAATTATCATAAACACTTTCGTCGTGTCTTAAACCTTGCTATTTCACTAGATTACATTGATAAGAATCCATATACCAAGTTTAAAGTTGGATTGGATGAAACTCACCGGGAAATTCTTTCGATGGAAGAATTACAACGGCTGGAGGATAAAAACATTCAGATCGAACGTTTAAGTGTTGTGCGTGACATTTTTATTTTCGCCTGTTATACTGGACTTTCCTTCTCAGACATTGCCAAGTTAAGCCGAACTCATCTTCAACATGGTGCTGACGGAAAAGAATGGATTATTATTGACAGATCAAAAACCAACAATCGATGCCGGATTCCAATTCTTCCGAAAGCCAGGGAAATATTAAATCGGTATGAAGATTATCCGAAAATTTCTAATAAGGACATTCTACTGCCGGTTTTAACCAACCAGAAAATGAATAGCTACCTGAAAGAACTTGGAGATATTTGTGATATCAACAAAAACATTACCATGCACATTGCCCGCCATACCTTTGCCACATCGGTAACCCTCAGCAACGGAGTTCCAATTGAAACCGTTTCCAAAATATTGGGACATACTTCATTGAAAACGACTCAAATTTATGCGAAGGTTCTTGACAAGAAAATCTCAGAGGATATGGATTTGCTTCTTACTAAACTGTGTAAAACTGAAATGCAAACAGCATAG
- a CDS encoding Gfo/Idh/MocA family protein, protein MDSEKIRIGFLGAGGIARSHAFALNSLKYFYSAVPEIELEAVCSARKESSNSFAVKFGFRKSLTLEEFKSNTKINTVLILGPNKVHFAHLKLALEMPSVTRIYLEKPVCSNLEEEMEMAQLAVNSGKQIQVGFQYLQTASVREALDFWHSGKLGNPIHFDLKYYHGDYLQKSYRDKRQTRLTPAPDGGAMADLGSHGISLLMAFLGENLQITSAVQAGRFADVPDDSDLFSLLSLVQPENFAAGTMSASRISSGTGDLVSLEIYAEKGMLRYSSHSVDYFEYYLEETGQWTRHIVGSNYTPITSFPSGHVPPGWLRSMIHAHYIFLGGNDPKAFMPDLKHGLAVQRIVRETAKYLKNYRDLIQDNGKK, encoded by the coding sequence ATGGATTCAGAAAAGATAAGAATTGGCTTTTTAGGTGCCGGAGGAATTGCCCGGTCGCATGCCTTTGCCTTGAATTCGCTGAAATATTTCTATTCAGCAGTTCCCGAAATTGAGTTGGAAGCGGTTTGTTCTGCCCGAAAAGAAAGCAGCAATTCATTTGCTGTCAAATTCGGATTCAGAAAATCGCTAACCCTTGAAGAATTCAAATCCAATACAAAAATCAATACCGTTCTGATTCTTGGACCCAATAAGGTTCATTTTGCGCATTTGAAACTGGCTTTGGAAATGCCTTCGGTTACCCGGATTTATTTGGAAAAACCTGTTTGTTCCAATCTGGAAGAAGAAATGGAAATGGCTCAACTGGCTGTTAATTCAGGAAAGCAAATTCAGGTTGGGTTTCAGTATTTGCAAACGGCGTCAGTAAGGGAAGCTTTAGATTTTTGGCACTCTGGGAAATTGGGGAATCCGATCCATTTCGATTTAAAATATTACCATGGCGACTATTTGCAGAAATCGTATCGCGACAAACGGCAAACCCGCTTGACTCCGGCTCCAGATGGCGGAGCCATGGCCGATTTGGGATCGCACGGAATCAGTTTGCTGATGGCATTCCTGGGCGAAAATCTACAAATTACCAGTGCGGTTCAGGCCGGAAGGTTTGCCGATGTTCCCGATGACTCTGATTTATTCAGTTTATTGTCATTGGTTCAGCCTGAAAATTTCGCTGCCGGAACGATGTCAGCCAGTCGCATCAGTTCAGGAACCGGAGATTTGGTTTCACTCGAAATTTATGCTGAAAAAGGAATGCTGCGTTATTCATCGCATTCGGTCGATTATTTCGAATATTATCTCGAAGAAACCGGGCAATGGACACGCCACATTGTTGGCAGCAATTATACACCAATCACCAGTTTCCCGTCGGGGCATGTTCCGCCGGGTTGGTTACGATCGATGATTCATGCACATTATATTTTCCTTGGCGGAAACGATCCGAAAGCATTTATGCCTGATTTAAAGCATGGTTTAGCTGTTCAGCGCATAGTTCGGGAAACTGCCAAATATTTAAAAAATTACAGGGATTTAATACAGGATAATGGAAAGAAGTAG
- a CDS encoding heavy-metal-associated domain-containing protein, whose amino-acid sequence MKTVKIIIVAVLSVVLGSNSYAQMHDHSQMDMSKTKMDAKTNMASTKTETIKVLGECETCQATIEKASKVDGVSKANWDKSTKLLTLVYDPSKVKSDDIQKKIAAVGYDTEKYKADDKVYAKLNACCKYVRKK is encoded by the coding sequence ATGAAAACTGTAAAAATCATTATAGTTGCCGTATTGTCAGTAGTTCTGGGCTCAAACTCATATGCCCAAATGCACGATCATTCCCAGATGGACATGTCCAAAACCAAAATGGACGCTAAAACGAATATGGCTTCTACAAAAACTGAGACCATAAAAGTTTTGGGCGAATGCGAAACCTGTCAGGCCACAATTGAAAAAGCCTCAAAGGTTGATGGCGTAAGCAAAGCGAACTGGGATAAAAGCACTAAGCTACTCACACTGGTGTACGATCCATCAAAAGTTAAAAGCGACGACATTCAAAAGAAAATTGCCGCCGTCGGTTATGATACTGAAAAGTATAAAGCTGATGATAAAGTATATGCAAAACTCAACGCTTGCTGCAAGTACGTCAGGAAAAAATAG
- a CDS encoding alpha-N-arabinofuranosidase, whose product MKKLMLLCLVVLTTFTLKAQVNVLEIDAVGGKTQINKNIYGQFAEHLGRCIYDGIWVGKDSPIPNVNGYRKDLLEALQALKVPVLRWPGGCFADTYHWKNGIGPLADRPKIKNVFWGGTVEDNSFGTNEFLNLCEMLGCDPYISANVGSGTVGEMVDWIEYMTSDDDVPMVQLRKKNGREKPWNVKFIGIGNESWGCGGDMTPEFYSDLMRQYSNYAKMYGGDKFQRIGCGSNGGDFNWTKVLMEKGRNNMDGLSLHYYTIAGEGWNNKSAATGFGEDLYFSGLKKALYMDELVSKHSAIMDQYDKDKRVDLLVDEWGIWTDVELGTNPGHLFQQNSMRDALIASSTLDIMNKHSDRVKMANIAQVVNVLQAMILTKGDKMILTPTYQVFKMYNVHQDATLLPSNLICEPYKLGNDQIPAISSSASVDKNGKIHVSISNLNPSKEIKLEINLSGKGFAKINSGTILTAAAVNTVNTFEKPETIVPTAFKNAKKLTDNKLEVSIPGKSLVVLELE is encoded by the coding sequence ATGAAAAAGTTAATGCTGTTATGTCTTGTGGTACTTACCACTTTTACCTTAAAGGCTCAGGTCAATGTGCTGGAAATTGATGCAGTTGGCGGAAAAACTCAAATCAATAAAAATATTTATGGTCAGTTTGCCGAACACCTCGGACGTTGTATTTACGACGGCATTTGGGTGGGCAAAGACTCGCCGATTCCAAATGTAAACGGTTACCGTAAAGATTTGCTTGAAGCCCTTCAGGCGTTGAAAGTACCGGTGCTACGTTGGCCGGGAGGTTGCTTTGCTGATACTTATCATTGGAAAAACGGCATTGGACCTTTGGCCGATCGCCCAAAAATCAAAAACGTATTCTGGGGTGGAACTGTTGAAGATAACAGCTTTGGTACCAACGAATTCCTGAATTTGTGCGAAATGCTGGGTTGTGATCCATACATCTCTGCAAATGTTGGTTCGGGTACAGTTGGCGAAATGGTCGATTGGATCGAATACATGACTTCGGATGATGATGTTCCGATGGTGCAGCTTCGTAAGAAGAATGGTCGCGAAAAACCATGGAATGTGAAATTTATTGGTATTGGTAATGAGAGTTGGGGTTGTGGTGGTGATATGACTCCTGAATTTTATAGTGACCTGATGAGGCAGTATTCGAACTATGCAAAAATGTATGGTGGCGATAAATTTCAGCGTATTGGCTGTGGCTCGAATGGAGGTGACTTTAACTGGACAAAAGTACTGATGGAAAAAGGCCGCAACAACATGGACGGTTTGTCGCTTCATTATTATACCATTGCCGGCGAAGGTTGGAACAATAAGTCGGCAGCTACCGGCTTTGGCGAAGATCTTTATTTTTCAGGCCTGAAAAAAGCTTTATATATGGACGAATTGGTGAGTAAACATTCAGCGATCATGGATCAGTACGACAAAGATAAACGTGTTGACTTGCTGGTTGACGAATGGGGAATCTGGACCGATGTTGAGCTCGGAACAAATCCCGGTCATTTATTTCAGCAAAACTCGATGCGCGATGCGTTAATTGCATCAAGCACTTTGGATATTATGAATAAACACAGCGACCGCGTTAAAATGGCTAATATTGCACAAGTTGTGAATGTGCTGCAAGCAATGATTCTGACCAAAGGCGATAAAATGATTTTGACGCCAACTTATCAGGTTTTCAAAATGTACAATGTTCATCAGGATGCAACTTTGCTTCCATCGAACTTGATTTGCGAACCGTACAAACTCGGTAATGATCAAATTCCTGCAATCAGCAGTTCTGCATCAGTTGATAAAAATGGTAAAATTCATGTGTCAATCAGCAACCTAAATCCTTCAAAAGAGATTAAATTGGAGATTAATCTTTCAGGAAAAGGTTTTGCTAAAATCAATTCTGGAACTATTTTGACAGCGGCAGCAGTCAATACGGTAAATACGTTTGAAAAGCCCGAAACAATAGTGCCAACAGCTTTTAAAAATGCGAAGAAACTTACTGACAATAAGTTGGAAGTCAGCATTCCTGGAAAATCACTTGTCGTTTTGGAGCTTGAATAG
- a CDS encoding class 1 isoprenoid biosynthesis enzyme, whose translation MIQNYTEQYAGLWEKCSIQMPEFSCVYLKRDKHRKENFLDQFLETINAFRKDRIRGKSYSEVELQLFISNIRDFLCNGLDFTDGQLELMFSDKMLEITRTFVRQAKAFDPDLTFNDIFQACRNMWIMNGLQLIMGIPMQVTPSIFAYSMLYPYTDNLIDDPNVSGFEKLVFSERFRNRLSGVKLESRNNTENAIFRLVGMIENEYSRNDFPEVYHSLLGIHDAQTNSLKLLQQKNLIEDAEILKICLAKGGASVLADGYLVAGKLTEEQRYFLFGYGAYLQLLDDIQDVEEDFAAGLMTVFSASVFRVSLDEKLNKTYWFGEQVMESLEFFNGQHIELFKSLMRRSMDLFVTEAIAQVPEAYSRKYVTAFEGFSPFHFLYIRKRKEQFAPYNGFLLTAIEEFAFAESLISAG comes from the coding sequence ATGATTCAAAATTATACAGAACAATATGCCGGGCTTTGGGAAAAATGCTCCATTCAGATGCCTGAGTTTTCATGTGTTTATTTGAAGAGAGATAAGCACCGCAAAGAAAACTTTCTGGATCAATTTCTTGAGACTATCAACGCTTTTCGAAAAGATAGAATTCGAGGTAAATCCTATTCTGAAGTCGAATTACAGTTGTTTATCAGTAATATACGAGACTTTTTGTGCAACGGACTTGATTTTACTGACGGCCAACTCGAATTGATGTTTTCAGACAAGATGCTTGAAATTACCCGCACATTTGTCAGACAAGCCAAGGCTTTCGATCCGGATTTAACTTTTAATGATATTTTTCAGGCATGTCGCAACATGTGGATCATGAATGGATTGCAGTTGATTATGGGAATCCCGATGCAGGTCACTCCTTCTATTTTTGCATACAGCATGTTGTATCCTTACACCGATAATCTGATCGACGATCCAAATGTTTCGGGCTTTGAAAAGTTAGTTTTCAGTGAACGTTTTCGTAACCGGCTTTCAGGAGTAAAACTTGAATCGCGGAATAATACCGAAAATGCCATTTTTCGCTTGGTCGGGATGATTGAAAATGAATATTCGCGGAATGATTTTCCGGAGGTGTATCATAGTCTTTTGGGTATTCACGATGCCCAAACTAACAGCCTGAAACTCCTTCAGCAAAAGAACTTAATTGAGGATGCTGAGATTCTGAAAATTTGTCTGGCAAAAGGTGGCGCTTCGGTATTGGCTGATGGTTATCTGGTTGCCGGAAAACTAACAGAGGAGCAACGTTATTTCTTGTTTGGTTATGGTGCCTATCTTCAGTTGCTCGACGATATTCAGGATGTGGAAGAGGATTTTGCAGCCGGATTGATGACCGTATTTTCCGCATCAGTATTTCGGGTCTCGCTGGATGAGAAGCTGAACAAAACCTATTGGTTTGGAGAACAGGTAATGGAAAGCCTTGAGTTTTTTAATGGACAGCACATAGAATTGTTCAAATCGCTTATGCGCAGAAGTATGGATCTTTTCGTTACTGAAGCCATAGCTCAGGTTCCGGAAGCCTACAGCCGAAAATATGTAACTGCTTTTGAAGGCTTTTCGCCGTTTCACTTTTTGTATATCCGTAAGCGAAAAGAACAATTTGCGCCATACAATGGATTTCTGTTGACGGCAATTGAAGAATTTGCTTTTGCTGAAAGTTTGATTTCGGCTGGATAA
- a CDS encoding YncE family protein encodes MKNIKTALAVLIGSATLFLACSKDETSTGDVMVNFDAAYVVNGESSTISVINITTNKVENTIDLTKLQSSSGESQMEMGMTNMWPLHIYISSDNSKLIIAAPGMDFSEGHGMMQTSSTGSATDAHSQHHSGSATTMVMSGRILVLDAVTGDLIKEIALEEMVHNAIFSPDGKELWTAIMMPEGKIKVFDATSYSLLYTIPVGQMPAEVTFSDDGKKAFVANGMSNTVTIVDAVSKKVLETTEVGANPVGAWPGMDGMMNVDNEDGQSISMIDGVTNMMTDTLDLGFMPGMVARNTMMNQMWVSDPNGSKIHMWETNNGGVHMIGKSYDDYTHKGEVTVGSGAHAIAFNKDGTVGYVTNQAEGTVSVVDIPNLKETMKITVGKKPNGIVMRFK; translated from the coding sequence ATGAAAAATATAAAAACAGCATTAGCAGTCCTGATAGGAAGTGCTACCCTATTTTTAGCCTGTTCAAAGGATGAAACTTCAACAGGCGATGTAATGGTAAATTTTGATGCGGCCTACGTGGTCAACGGCGAAAGCAGTACCATTTCAGTAATCAATATTACCACAAACAAGGTTGAGAACACCATTGACCTTACCAAACTCCAAAGTAGTTCAGGTGAAAGTCAAATGGAAATGGGAATGACCAACATGTGGCCGCTTCATATTTACATTTCGTCCGACAATAGCAAGTTAATTATAGCCGCACCGGGTATGGATTTTAGCGAAGGGCATGGTATGATGCAGACTTCTTCTACCGGAAGTGCAACGGATGCTCACAGTCAGCATCATAGTGGAAGCGCTACTACCATGGTAATGTCTGGAAGGATTCTGGTATTAGATGCAGTTACTGGAGATTTGATAAAGGAAATTGCACTCGAAGAAATGGTACACAATGCGATTTTCTCTCCTGATGGTAAAGAATTGTGGACAGCCATCATGATGCCTGAAGGTAAAATCAAGGTATTTGATGCCACGTCATACTCACTTTTATATACCATTCCTGTAGGCCAGATGCCTGCCGAAGTTACTTTTTCTGACGATGGCAAAAAGGCATTTGTTGCAAATGGCATGTCGAATACGGTAACTATTGTCGATGCCGTTAGCAAAAAGGTGCTTGAAACTACAGAAGTTGGGGCAAATCCAGTTGGCGCTTGGCCTGGTATGGATGGAATGATGAATGTAGATAACGAAGACGGACAAAGCATCAGCATGATAGATGGTGTGACCAATATGATGACAGATACGCTGGACCTTGGATTTATGCCCGGCATGGTCGCTCGGAATACAATGATGAATCAGATGTGGGTTTCTGATCCGAATGGCAGCAAGATTCATATGTGGGAAACGAACAATGGTGGAGTCCATATGATTGGGAAAAGTTATGACGATTATACGCATAAGGGTGAAGTTACAGTCGGCAGTGGCGCACATGCTATAGCTTTTAATAAAGATGGTACTGTCGGATATGTGACAAATCAGGCCGAAGGAACGGTTTCGGTCGTTGATATTCCAAACCTCAAAGAGACAATGAAGATTACGGTTGGTAAAAAACCTAACGGAATCGTGATGAGGTTTAAATAG